The following proteins come from a genomic window of Halorussus halophilus:
- a CDS encoding DUF7504 family protein, with product MDYRRFEESHTEQEHHEFASALSQLKQRGASLLVVGNLPDQEYARACSNLLGDTTAAQRRRLFVTTDNDLPSITDRLPSHDQLTPETARLVTWTAQERSAAVASQTDHRQIPEVQVPGNQLSGLGITISEEIAEFESIADGLAPAELRVCFDSLEALLSEYPHEDVFRFLHVLIGRIRSVNAMGHFHLPIDRTSEEVQVFADLFDIVLELRVAHNEVQQRFHLQDAEITSDWLWLSGL from the coding sequence ATGGATTATCGCCGTTTTGAGGAATCTCATACTGAACAAGAACACCACGAGTTCGCTTCAGCGCTCTCTCAATTGAAGCAGCGAGGAGCATCGCTGCTTGTCGTCGGTAATCTTCCAGATCAAGAATACGCTCGGGCCTGTTCAAATCTACTCGGCGATACCACCGCAGCGCAACGTCGTCGTCTGTTCGTCACGACAGACAACGACCTCCCGTCGATAACTGACCGACTGCCAAGTCATGATCAGCTTACCCCAGAGACCGCAAGACTCGTGACCTGGACCGCACAGGAACGAAGTGCTGCTGTCGCCTCACAGACAGACCACCGCCAAATTCCCGAAGTACAGGTACCCGGCAATCAGTTGTCGGGACTCGGGATTACGATTTCAGAGGAAATTGCTGAGTTCGAGAGTATCGCTGATGGGCTTGCACCTGCAGAACTGCGTGTCTGTTTCGACTCACTGGAAGCACTTTTGAGCGAGTATCCACACGAGGACGTGTTCCGTTTTCTGCACGTGCTCATTGGTCGAATTCGTAGCGTCAACGCGATGGGGCATTTCCATCTCCCAATTGACCGGACGTCCGAGGAGGTCCAAGTCTTTGCCGACCTGTTCGACATCGTCCTCGAACTCCGGGTTGCTCATAACGAGGTCCAGCAACGATTTCACTTACAGGATGCTGAGATAACTTCTGATTGGTTATGGCTCTCCGGACTGTAG
- a CDS encoding STT3 domain-containing protein: protein MTDVREATDDLLSEKPGVESDLRDVLSVDERADGWTFDDVPLDSGTFGELVSRNIVSKNGNGEYEVTNRSVVRASLNGESPTETGSKESTFEFSLPDVSRETGVALGAALAFLVLMRSYIYPNIFRSDGGVLLSSNDPYYYRYWVDQLAVEATGIFDLSVLSGLPGAVAKGEPLTVAVLWWWTNLLGGADASGAVLAWYPVVSGVIVGCLVYVLATKVSDDRRIGIASVLLLATIPGFAYKTGLGFADHHAFDYPWLALTALALVLISDVSETDLREPKTWVGAVLLGIAVAGQVLSWEAGPLLIGALGFYVAVRTLADVRADRSALLQSAPILGGLAVASVLTHLAHTGFGWHTDVVAYSPALLLGGVLGVSLVAEAIRRAGMPPAVLGVTEVAGVLVGVVALQTFLPAYGARLTDRLGYLVGKTGPAETQSLMKGALGFLLGPPLELGFAWFVALPIVVWGLVYGYQNRHSGWLVVTTYAAYFLTLSLFQRRFSGELSPFLAICAGVGFVWFAAKMEMVETPGFLRDAGGRPDQEANRVSLPSLATLDRGTVAPLLVLFLLVSSVGVVQTGVKHEQVGIRGEKYHAAQSIDSYAEERGLEYPENYVLSKWGRNRVYNYFVNGESRSYRYAEQNYRTFLASKKPQKQYQKLNKRVGFVITKNLNLRRAPDKKMMFVRLHKRLGAGGSGSGRALAHYRAIFVSDDKSIKAFALVPGANVTGQAQAGETVTLSKRVKIDGATFTYERTVSVNKDGTYSVTVPYPGTYTVGDNTVKVPESAVQNGGNVSVGA, encoded by the coding sequence ATGACAGACGTACGTGAGGCCACCGACGACCTCCTCTCGGAGAAGCCGGGGGTCGAATCGGACCTCCGGGACGTTCTCTCGGTGGACGAGCGCGCCGATGGGTGGACGTTCGACGATGTGCCGCTCGATTCGGGGACGTTCGGCGAACTGGTTTCTCGGAATATCGTCTCGAAAAACGGTAACGGCGAGTACGAAGTGACGAACCGGAGTGTCGTTCGAGCGAGTCTCAACGGCGAATCTCCTACCGAAACTGGTTCCAAAGAATCGACCTTCGAGTTCTCGCTCCCCGACGTATCCAGAGAGACCGGCGTCGCGCTCGGCGCGGCCCTGGCGTTCCTCGTCCTGATGCGGTCGTACATCTACCCCAACATCTTCCGATCTGATGGCGGCGTTCTCTTGTCTTCGAACGACCCCTACTACTACCGCTACTGGGTCGATCAACTCGCCGTCGAGGCGACAGGTATCTTCGACTTGAGTGTACTCTCTGGCTTGCCGGGTGCTGTTGCGAAGGGAGAACCGCTCACCGTGGCGGTACTATGGTGGTGGACGAATCTATTAGGTGGTGCTGACGCTTCTGGAGCGGTGTTGGCGTGGTATCCCGTCGTCTCGGGGGTCATCGTCGGCTGTCTCGTCTACGTTCTAGCGACGAAGGTGAGTGACGACCGTCGTATCGGAATTGCGTCGGTCTTGCTGTTGGCGACGATTCCTGGCTTCGCGTACAAGACCGGTCTCGGATTCGCAGACCACCACGCGTTCGACTACCCGTGGCTCGCGCTGACTGCGCTGGCACTCGTCCTGATTTCTGACGTTTCTGAGACAGACCTTCGAGAACCGAAGACGTGGGTCGGAGCAGTCTTACTCGGAATCGCTGTCGCCGGGCAAGTACTTTCGTGGGAGGCCGGACCACTGCTCATCGGCGCGCTCGGATTCTACGTCGCAGTGCGAACGCTAGCAGACGTTCGAGCAGACCGCTCCGCACTCCTGCAGAGTGCACCGATTCTCGGTGGTCTGGCCGTGGCGTCGGTGTTGACCCACCTCGCTCACACCGGATTCGGCTGGCACACCGACGTCGTTGCGTACTCACCTGCGTTGTTACTCGGCGGCGTACTCGGTGTCTCGCTCGTCGCGGAAGCAATTCGACGCGCAGGAATGCCACCTGCTGTACTCGGTGTGACGGAGGTCGCAGGTGTGTTGGTCGGGGTAGTGGCGCTCCAGACGTTTCTGCCGGCGTATGGAGCGAGACTCACAGATCGACTAGGGTACCTCGTCGGGAAAACTGGTCCTGCAGAGACGCAGTCGCTGATGAAAGGCGCACTCGGCTTTTTGCTGGGACCACCGCTCGAACTCGGCTTTGCGTGGTTCGTCGCGCTTCCAATCGTCGTATGGGGTCTCGTCTACGGGTATCAGAACCGCCACTCGGGATGGCTCGTCGTGACGACTTACGCCGCATACTTCCTTACGCTGTCGCTATTCCAGCGTCGGTTCTCCGGAGAGCTGTCACCGTTCCTCGCTATCTGTGCGGGCGTCGGCTTCGTATGGTTCGCCGCGAAGATGGAGATGGTCGAGACGCCGGGTTTCCTGCGCGACGCCGGAGGCCGTCCAGACCAAGAGGCGAATCGCGTCTCGCTTCCGTCGCTCGCGACGCTCGACAGAGGGACCGTCGCGCCCTTACTTGTGCTGTTCCTGTTGGTCTCTAGCGTCGGCGTCGTTCAGACGGGCGTCAAGCACGAACAGGTCGGTATCCGTGGCGAGAAGTACCACGCTGCACAGTCGATAGATTCGTACGCCGAGGAACGTGGACTGGAGTACCCCGAAAACTACGTGCTGAGCAAGTGGGGACGTAACCGGGTGTACAACTACTTCGTGAATGGGGAATCGAGATCTTACCGGTATGCCGAGCAGAACTACCGCACCTTCCTTGCTTCCAAGAAGCCACAGAAGCAGTACCAGAAATTGAATAAGCGTGTTGGATTCGTAATCACGAAAAACCTCAACTTACGTCGTGCTCCCGACAAGAAGATGATGTTCGTTCGGTTGCACAAGCGACTCGGCGCGGGCGGCTCCGGGTCAGGTCGAGCACTCGCTCACTACCGAGCTATCTTCGTCAGCGACGACAAGTCAATCAAGGCGTTCGCACTCGTTCCCGGCGCGAACGTTACAGGACAAGCACAAGCCGGGGAGACAGTCACGCTCTCGAAGCGCGTGAAGATAGATGGTGCGACGTTCACCTACGAACG